One region of Maridesulfovibrio ferrireducens genomic DNA includes:
- the recQ gene encoding DNA helicase RecQ — protein sequence MRTPLDVLQKTYGYEKFTGLQEEVTSRVMAGGNAVVFMPTGGGKSACYQIPSILRQGVGIVISPLIALMRDQVAALKQMGVRAEYLNSSVKGKEAAQVISSLHKSELDLLYIAPERLGQPGFIEMLEQLNIALIAIDEAHCVAQWGHDFRPDYLRLNVLAERFPNVPRLALTATADGPTRREILNRLSFTEDDIFATGFDRPNIRYTVVPKEGEQVQLLNFIQTDHFQECGIVYRMSRKKVEKTAEWLCKKRIKALPYHAGLSAETREKNQARFMSEDGIVMVATIAFGMGIDKPDVRFVAHLDLPKSIEAYYQETGRAGRDGLPAEAWMSVGIGDIGFLRRMIMSGNAPEERKALELRKLNALLTYCESANCLRQALLGYFGEELKEPCGNCFTCLSPPSKFDGTIAAQKALSNVYRTEQMYGVNHLIDVLLGKETPKVLSQGHDKLSTFKIGTEYTKEEWVSIHRQIVSYGLLDVDIEGYGSLKLNAASWEVLRKERTVDLRKDPIIAKKISKKEKNIKLVIGGQDCPSLTTPEAKILLDDLRTLRNDLAKEQQVPAFIIFPDKTLLELACYRPESTSQLYAISGFGDQKVFRYGNAIIEILMQHQDEHGRPTDLAPMPESKFKTVPTHQKESEPEIPPSALETLELFEDLQDIDKVAEKRKIKPATIYSHLTACVKSGKIEIKDILNYSNSEIECLKDTMSLYKEEGFLQLNPIFNTLSGNYPYEVLRLVQAELDYSIK from the coding sequence ATGCGCACCCCGCTGGACGTACTTCAAAAAACATACGGATACGAGAAATTCACAGGACTTCAAGAAGAAGTAACATCCCGCGTGATGGCTGGTGGAAATGCTGTTGTTTTCATGCCTACCGGCGGCGGTAAATCAGCATGTTATCAAATTCCTTCAATACTTCGCCAAGGTGTGGGTATTGTGATTTCTCCGCTTATCGCACTCATGCGGGATCAGGTTGCTGCGCTTAAGCAAATGGGAGTCCGTGCGGAATATCTGAATTCCTCAGTGAAAGGAAAAGAAGCCGCGCAAGTTATAAGCAGCTTACATAAGTCTGAACTAGACCTTTTATATATAGCGCCTGAAAGACTCGGTCAGCCCGGTTTCATAGAAATGTTGGAACAGCTTAATATTGCCTTGATTGCTATTGACGAAGCACACTGCGTTGCGCAATGGGGACACGATTTCAGGCCTGACTATCTACGCCTGAATGTTCTTGCCGAAAGGTTCCCGAATGTTCCGCGGCTGGCATTAACGGCGACAGCGGATGGACCGACACGTAGAGAAATTCTCAACAGGCTTTCTTTTACAGAAGACGATATTTTTGCGACAGGATTTGACCGCCCGAATATCCGTTATACTGTTGTTCCTAAAGAAGGCGAACAAGTTCAACTACTAAATTTTATTCAAACTGATCATTTTCAGGAATGCGGCATTGTATACCGTATGAGCCGTAAAAAGGTCGAAAAAACCGCTGAATGGCTCTGTAAAAAACGGATAAAAGCTCTACCATATCACGCTGGACTATCCGCCGAGACCCGTGAAAAAAATCAAGCCCGTTTCATGTCTGAAGACGGTATTGTTATGGTTGCAACCATCGCTTTCGGAATGGGAATTGATAAACCGGATGTAAGATTCGTAGCTCATCTTGATCTGCCCAAAAGTATTGAAGCATATTATCAGGAAACAGGTAGAGCCGGACGTGACGGACTGCCTGCCGAAGCTTGGATGTCAGTCGGAATCGGTGACATCGGTTTTCTGCGCAGAATGATAATGTCAGGCAATGCCCCTGAAGAACGCAAAGCTCTCGAGCTTAGAAAATTAAACGCTTTGCTGACATATTGCGAATCTGCAAACTGTCTGCGACAGGCTCTTCTTGGATATTTCGGAGAAGAACTCAAAGAACCGTGCGGCAATTGCTTTACATGTTTAAGCCCGCCTTCAAAATTTGACGGAACGATCGCTGCTCAAAAAGCTTTATCAAATGTTTATAGAACTGAACAAATGTATGGAGTAAACCACTTAATTGACGTTTTGCTGGGGAAAGAGACTCCGAAAGTTTTAAGTCAGGGACATGACAAATTAAGTACTTTCAAAATAGGAACTGAATATACCAAAGAAGAATGGGTTTCAATTCATCGCCAAATAGTATCATACGGGCTGCTGGATGTAGATATTGAGGGATACGGAAGCCTGAAATTGAATGCGGCAAGTTGGGAAGTTTTAAGAAAGGAAAGAACTGTCGACCTACGCAAAGATCCAATAATTGCTAAAAAGATAAGCAAGAAAGAAAAAAATATTAAACTCGTCATCGGAGGACAGGACTGTCCTTCTTTAACAACTCCCGAAGCAAAAATTTTACTTGATGATCTACGTACCCTTCGCAATGATCTTGCAAAAGAACAACAAGTTCCGGCATTTATAATATTTCCTGACAAAACATTACTCGAGCTTGCCTGTTACCGCCCGGAATCAACTAGTCAGCTATACGCTATCAGCGGCTTCGGAGATCAAAAAGTGTTTAGATATGGCAATGCCATCATAGAAATACTTATGCAGCATCAAGATGAACATGGGCGGCCGACAGATTTAGCACCAATGCCTGAGTCAAAATTTAAAACTGTTCCAACACATCAAAAAGAAAGTGAACCTGAAATTCCACCCTCTGCACTTGAAACTTTAGAATTATTTGAAGACTTGCAAGATATAGACAAAGTCGCAGAAAAAAGAAAAATAAAACCTGCAACAATATACAGTCATTTAACAGCTTGCGTGAAATCAGGTAAAATAGAAATTAAAGATATTTTGAATTATTCAAATTCCGAAATTGAATGTTTAAAAGACACAATGTCTTTATATAAAGAAGAAGGATTTTTGCAGCTTAATCCTATTTTTAATACTTTATCCGGTAATTATCCTTATGAAGTTTTGCGCTTGGTTCAGGCTGAACTTGATTATTCTATAAAATAA